GGGTGGAGACCTGCGAGGCCGACGGCGCAAAGACGGAAATCGTTCTGGCGCAGCTTGTCGGGCAGATGCAGGCGGTGTCGGAGACGCTCGGGGCTGTGCGGCTCTATGCGGCCGAAAACTATGTGCCGCTGGAGCGCATGGCGATCGTCGAAAACAAGATCGACGGGCTCGGCCAGCGCTCCGGCGCAATCGAAGCCAAGCAGGCCGAGCAGGGCGCAACCCTTGAGGCGATCAAGGATATGGTGACGGATATCAGGACGTCGCTGGCGCGGCGCTGATCGGGACCAGCGTTGCAAATTTAAAGCCCGCCGCGGAAGTCTCCGCGGCGGGCTTTTTTGTTTTTCCTTGGGACGTTTCCTGAAAGCCGTCAGTTCTTCGTGACGACCGCTTCGAGATATTCGGCCGGCGCGGTGAAGCTGCCATTTTTGGCGATGTTGCAGCTGTTGAAAAGCGCAAGAATGTCCTTTTCCAGCGCCGCCTGTTTATCGGCATCGAGCGCCGCAAACGCCTTGTGCACCGGGCCGTAATAGGTGCGGAACACATCGAGGCAGTGCTGCGCCGAGCGATAGCGGAAATTGAACTTCCGCTCCGTCGCCGAGACCTTTGCGTCCGCGCCGAACAGAAGATTGAGATGGGCGGTCGTGCCCCAGAGCGAGGGCGGACGGATGCCGGCCGGCGGCGCGATATAGCCGCCAAGCACTTTGAACAAGCGGCCGATCATGCTGTCGGGCGTCCAGTTCGCAAGGCCGATCTTGCCGCCCGAGCGGCAGACACGCAGAAGCTCGGACGCGGCGCGTTCCTGGTTCGGCGTGAACATGACGCCGAAGGTCGACAGAACGGCATCGAACTTTGCGTCAGTGAAAGGCAGGTTTTCGGCGTCGGCTTCCTGGAAGGCGACACCAAGGCCTTCGGCCTCGGCACGGATGCGGCCGCGCGCGAGCAGGGAGCCGACATAATCGGTCGAGGTGACATCGGCCCAGCGGCGCGCAGCGGCAAGGGTCGCATTGCCGTTGCCGGCGGCGACATCGAGCACCTTCTGGCCGCCGCCGATATCGGCGGCTTCGCACAGGAGTTCGCCGACGATCTGCAGGGTCGTGCCGACCACGGCGTAATCCCCGGAGGCCCAGGCCGTCTGCTGGCGAGTTTTGATGGCGGAAAAGTCGGGCGCGGCAACGGGCGCGGTCTGGATGTTCATAGGGGGCTCCTATTCGAGGTGAAACCGCCGGGCGGGGCGATTTGATCGCCTCCACAGCCGTCGGCTATTCTCCCCCCCTGCGAGCAGGACCCGTTTCCCTTGGCCGGGGAGATACAGGCCGGAGACCGCTTTTCTCAATGACCGCAACGCCGCCTTCATTTGCCAAAACGCCGGATGGGGCGGGACAGGCGCGGGACCTGCTGGCCGATATGCTCCGGGCCGTCCGGCTGACGGGCTCCGTCTATATGAACGCCCGCCTGACCGAGCCTTTCGGGGTCGTCACCCCGCCGCAATTCGACGAGACCAAACCCCTCGCGCATTTGCGCCATATCAGCATTTTTCATCTCATCGCGAGCGGCAGATGTACGGTCGAACTGCCGGGAGAAGAACCGCGGGCGGTAGCGGCGGGCGATGTTCTGCTCGTGCCGTTCGCCGGCCCGCACAAAATCTGGAACGGCGAGGTCTTTGAAGAGGTCTCAGCCGCCGGACTGGTCAAGCCCGGACCGATCGACGGTATGTGGAAGATCAATCATGGCGGCGGCGGCGAGACGACCCGCATTGTCTGCGGCTTTATCGAATCCTCCGAATTTCTGTTCGCGCCGGTCTTCCGGTCATTGCCCGCGCTGATGATCTATCGCTCGCATAACGAGCCGGTCGGCGCCGTCATTACATCGACCGTGAACCAGATCCTCGATCTTGCCGATCAGGCGGCGCCGGGCGCCGACCTGATGCTGAGCCATCTGATGCAGCTTCTGTTCGTTGAAGTTCTGCGCCGTCATGCAAGCGATGAGTCGGACAAGGGACAGGGCCTGTTCTCGGCGCTCGGCGATCCGCTCATCAGCCGGGCGCTGCAGAGCGTGCACCAGGATCCGTCGCGGCGCTGGACGGTCGATGATCTCGCGCGCGAGGCCGGAACATCGCGCACCGTTCTTGCCGATCGCTTCCGCGCGATGATGGGGCAGACGCCGATGGATTATGTCGCGAGCTGGCGCATGCAGATCGCCTCCGGCCGTCTTCGCGACGGTCAAGAAAGCATCGGCGCGATTGCGGCGGATGTCGGCTATGAATCCGAAGCGGCATTCAACCGCGCCTTCAAGCGTGTGACGGGCACGACACCGGGCCGATGGCGCTCGGAGTCGAAAGACATGTCCGGGAAAATCATGCTTCCCGCTTAAGCGCAGCTGTCGCGGAGTTAAGCGTAGCTGTTGCGAAAAGAGAGGCACAAAAAAGGAAACCTCGCTGGAGCATAAGCCCGCAGCGAGGTTTCCGACGGCGCTTGGGGGACCATTTGCCGTAGGCGTGCAGTATCGTTCCCAACTTCTTACCGCAATCTGAACGCGTGCCTCATCCAAAGGTCTATAAGTACATACGCAGATTCTGATAGCGATGTGCGCCGAAAGTCGATGCCGGTGCGGCGCGTGTCTTTACGGCAAAAGAAATTATCGATGCAGCGCCGGGACTTGCGCATCAGACCGCGGGCACGGCGCGCGGGCGCTTTTTGGGATGAACGAAGCGCATGCCCACCCATTCGCCGTCGCGCCAGGCCAGCACGCAGCGCCGGCGGATTTCGAGATTGCCCGGAATCTGCAGAATGAAGGCTTTGGGAAGCTCCCGATCAGTCTCGACGGAGACGAGGGCGCCTCCCGCCGAAATATTATGGAGCGTGCAGTCGATGACCGCTTGCGGGTGCAAGAGGCGGCCCTGCGCGAACAGGTTTCTTCGGACGTGAACGCGGCGATCCTGACTCATACGCCTCAACCGAGATGTGATATATCAAGTGCAATCTCAGTGAGTTACGCGCCGTTCAACCGCATTGATGCGGCATCGACCTGCGATAGTTTCCGCAAGGTGACCAAGGAGCGGGCAATTTGCGCGGCGATCGGGCAAG
Above is a window of Terrihabitans soli DNA encoding:
- a CDS encoding class I SAM-dependent methyltransferase, which translates into the protein MNIQTAPVAAPDFSAIKTRQQTAWASGDYAVVGTTLQIVGELLCEAADIGGGQKVLDVAAGNGNATLAAARRWADVTSTDYVGSLLARGRIRAEAEGLGVAFQEADAENLPFTDAKFDAVLSTFGVMFTPNQERAASELLRVCRSGGKIGLANWTPDSMIGRLFKVLGGYIAPPAGIRPPSLWGTTAHLNLLFGADAKVSATERKFNFRYRSAQHCLDVFRTYYGPVHKAFAALDADKQAALEKDILALFNSCNIAKNGSFTAPAEYLEAVVTKN
- a CDS encoding AraC family transcriptional regulator, with the protein product MTATPPSFAKTPDGAGQARDLLADMLRAVRLTGSVYMNARLTEPFGVVTPPQFDETKPLAHLRHISIFHLIASGRCTVELPGEEPRAVAAGDVLLVPFAGPHKIWNGEVFEEVSAAGLVKPGPIDGMWKINHGGGGETTRIVCGFIESSEFLFAPVFRSLPALMIYRSHNEPVGAVITSTVNQILDLADQAAPGADLMLSHLMQLLFVEVLRRHASDESDKGQGLFSALGDPLISRALQSVHQDPSRRWTVDDLAREAGTSRTVLADRFRAMMGQTPMDYVASWRMQIASGRLRDGQESIGAIAADVGYESEAAFNRAFKRVTGTTPGRWRSESKDMSGKIMLPA
- a CDS encoding PilZ domain-containing protein; amino-acid sequence: MSQDRRVHVRRNLFAQGRLLHPQAVIDCTLHNISAGGALVSVETDRELPKAFILQIPGNLEIRRRCVLAWRDGEWVGMRFVHPKKRPRAVPAV